Genomic segment of Sulfurimonas sp.:
GGGGCAGGTTTTCCGGGAATGATTTTGGCAATGGCGTTAAGAGATACAGAGGTAACTTTAGCCGAACCACTTACAAAACGTGCAAGTTTTTTGCAGTTTATTAAAGCAGACCTAGGACTCTCAAACGTAAATGTCGTAAAAAAACGTGTAGAAGAAATGGATAGCAAAATATTTGATCTGGTAACTTCACGTGCAGTTACAGATACTGATATGCTTCTAAAGCTTAGTGAGAATTTTCGAGATGATCATACACAGGTACTTTTTTACAAAGGCGAAAACGTGTATAATGAGATCCCAGATAATATGCAACATGAAATTATTCAAACAAATAACAGACACTATTTATTACTGAAGGCTTAATTATGATTTTAAAAATTTTACTAGTTATCGTTGTAGTAGCAACAATATATTTTTTATTTATAAAGAAAAAACCAAATCAGGTAAAAGATCAAAACGATAGTAAAAAACAAACACCAAAAGCAAATGATATGATAGAATGTGCAAGTTGCGGAGTTTATTGTGAAGTTAACGACATGATTCTAAGCAATGCAAAATACTACTGTTCAAAAGAGTGCGTAGAAAAAGGATAGATTATGATTATCATCGGGCATAGATTTATACCAAATTTTTTAACAGGTCACGGCAGTTTTTATCACGTTGCAAATATAGATGCTATAAACAACACTCCGCCAAATTCATCTGTACTTTTAGACTATACTGAAGAGAATTTAGAAAGTATAGTATATGCAAAAGAAAACGGTGTAAACTTTTGTTTAAGAGTAGAAAACATCACAGAGATCATCTATGCATCTAACCTTGGAGCATCTTTCATTTTAGTTGATAAAGATCTTGCAAAGACAGCACAGGAGTTAGCAAACAACTACCTATTTGATGCAAAAATACTTGTAAAGATCGAAGATGACGATGAGATAGAAGACTATGCTCTTTTAGGAGTTGACGGAGTTATCTACTCTGATGCGATCATCAAAATAAACTCTTAAATAATCTCTCTTTTAATATACGCTTTTAGAGAAGTTAAGATCTCATAAGAGATCGTTTGAGCCGATCTTGCGACTTCTGTTGCGTTATCAAAAACCAAAATCTCTTGCTTTTGGGATAAAAAGCTAGCATTATCCATGGATATACGACCTATTAGTTTTTCACCCTCTGGTGTCGTGTAATTGTTTGAACAAAGTCTGTGAAATCCGTCTGCATAACCAAAATCATAGTTTGATACAACCTCATCTTCACTAAAGGTATATATACCACCATACCCTACTCTCTCACCTTTACTCACTGCTCTTTGAGAGTTTTTCTCAGCCCATAAAGAAAGGACAGGTTTAAACTCTTTCGTATCTATAGCATCACTTTCAAAACAACCGTATATTGCTATGCCTACTCTAACCATATCTTCATCAATATTAGAATGTCTCATAGTTGATGCTGAATTTGCTGAGTGAAAACGCAGATCATATCCTAACTCTTTAACTTTCTCTTTTGCCTTAGCGAAGTTTTCATTTTGCCAGAACCACTCACTTGTAAGTTCATCTGCACTTCTGTGGTGGGTGAACATCCCCTCAAGTTTTAAGCCTTGTTC
This window contains:
- the rsmG gene encoding 16S rRNA (guanine(527)-N(7))-methyltransferase RsmG; the protein is MDLKERLEAENIELNDDFYENVKKYKSHLLKWNKTHNLTGARDEQTIDEFIYDAVYPVKFLPKYETLLDIGTGAGFPGMILAMALRDTEVTLAEPLTKRASFLQFIKADLGLSNVNVVKKRVEEMDSKIFDLVTSRAVTDTDMLLKLSENFRDDHTQVLFYKGENVYNEIPDNMQHEIIQTNNRHYLLLKA
- a CDS encoding PP0621 family protein, coding for MILKILLVIVVVATIYFLFIKKKPNQVKDQNDSKKQTPKANDMIECASCGVYCEVNDMILSNAKYYCSKECVEKG
- a CDS encoding alanine racemase; the protein is MYNSFMAYITLNKKHFFNNLDIIANKTKTIDKIAVVLKDNAYGHGIVEMATMAKEYGITKAVVRCDVEAKMIEDFFDYILVLAEIPKTPSEKVRYTINDIKKIDKFPKDTKVELKVDSGMHRNGVSYEELEEALKLIKEQGLKLEGMFTHHRSADELTSEWFWQNENFAKAKEKVKELGYDLRFHSANSASTMRHSNIDEDMVRVGIAIYGCFESDAIDTKEFKPVLSLWAEKNSQRAVSKGERVGYGGIYTFSEDEVVSNYDFGYADGFHRLCSNNYTTPEGEKLIGRISMDNASFLSQKQEILVFDNATEVARSAQTISYEILTSLKAYIKREII